A window of Pyrobaculum aerophilum str. IM2 contains these coding sequences:
- a CDS encoding UDP-N-acetylglucosamine--dolichyl-phosphate N-acetylglucosaminephosphotransferase, whose product MLIQVLSIVLAFTAGVAFGKWWVQFQKRRGITSRDVYKGIDGVPRAGGLIAVAASAVGYGVAALVAEEAAVVLVISLIIGLLGLLDDLRGVSEYVRVLVPVFLAIGLARAVGQMKLTVPMVGLFYGATGWFAALALPVMTNAFNMLDPVNGYLPAANIIIGLALAAVAVIRGQADAAFLLAIHVAASLALFLYNKYPAKTFNGNVGSYFLGASISTIAVLYDLVAYLILTGLPFVINGALIIFSSGGIKGREKIQRPTVLKNGAVYQECNSPILSLVRLAVADKPLTEYEIFKTLVILTAITSALTIVLAALLRLFALPI is encoded by the coding sequence ATGCTAATTCAAGTGCTTTCTATAGTGCTGGCATTCACGGCAGGAGTAGCCTTTGGCAAGTGGTGGGTTCAGTTCCAGAAAAGGCGGGGAATTACTTCCCGGGATGTTTACAAGGGTATTGACGGAGTGCCCAGGGCGGGGGGGCTTATAGCCGTGGCGGCCTCTGCGGTAGGATACGGCGTTGCGGCCCTTGTGGCTGAGGAGGCCGCCGTTGTTTTAGTAATATCTCTTATTATAGGTCTCTTGGGCCTTTTAGACGATTTGCGGGGAGTGAGCGAATATGTGCGCGTTTTAGTCCCAGTGTTTTTGGCCATAGGCTTGGCTAGGGCGGTGGGCCAAATGAAATTGACTGTACCAATGGTGGGCCTTTTCTACGGGGCGACTGGATGGTTTGCCGCGTTGGCGTTGCCCGTTATGACAAACGCTTTTAATATGTTGGATCCCGTGAACGGGTATTTGCCCGCTGCAAATATTATCATAGGCCTCGCCCTGGCCGCGGTGGCAGTAATTAGGGGACAGGCAGATGCGGCGTTTCTACTGGCTATTCACGTGGCAGCGTCGTTGGCCCTGTTTCTGTACAATAAGTACCCCGCCAAGACTTTTAACGGCAACGTGGGGAGCTACTTCCTAGGCGCCAGTATATCCACAATAGCTGTTTTATACGACCTCGTGGCGTATTTAATTCTAACAGGCCTGCCCTTTGTGATAAACGGGGCGTTGATAATATTCTCCTCGGGGGGGATAAAGGGGCGTGAGAAAATACAGAGGCCCACTGTTTTAAAAAACGGAGCGGTCTACCAAGAGTGTAACTCCCCAATCTTGTCGCTTGTGAGATTAGCCGTAGCCGACAAGCCGTTGACTGAATACGAGATATTTAAAACGCTAGTTATCTTGACGGCTATTACATCGGCGCTGACAATAGTTTTGGCCGCGTTATTGCGCCTCTTCGCACTGCCGATATGA
- a CDS encoding Rab family GTPase — translation MRKASVAVLGVGGVGKTTYVFRLLGLSLKPRATLRPGIYRMYLSDKEIDFIDVPGQVATEVARNFAKAWTFYVDLMIYMYDVTDQSSLYAIAELHSALLDRGIRPYRKVVLVGNKRDLAEELGLFVEGDEIATAVGASKIYYISALKDNIEVLYKPLEENI, via the coding sequence GTGAGGAAGGCGTCTGTAGCAGTCCTGGGGGTGGGGGGCGTGGGGAAGACGACGTATGTATTTAGACTTCTGGGCCTCTCCCTAAAGCCCAGGGCCACCCTACGCCCAGGGATATACCGCATGTATCTAAGCGATAAGGAAATTGATTTTATCGACGTTCCGGGCCAAGTGGCCACTGAAGTGGCGAGGAATTTCGCAAAGGCGTGGACGTTTTATGTGGACTTAATGATTTATATGTACGACGTGACAGATCAGTCCTCTCTTTACGCCATTGCGGAGCTCCACAGCGCGTTGCTTGACAGAGGGATTAGGCCTTATAGAAAAGTAGTGTTAGTGGGGAATAAGCGGGACCTCGCCGAAGAGCTCGGCCTTTTTGTAGAAGGCGATGAGATAGCCACGGCAGTTGGCGCCTCTAAAATATATTATATATCTGCCCTTAAAGACAATATTGAGGTTTTATACAAGCCGCTGGAAGAAAACATATGA
- a CDS encoding HAD family hydrolase: protein MACKVLVVDLDGTLTLGRNTYELSAEALLALRRARDAGIRVVLATANGLDFALTVARYLGIRDVIAENGCLVHLDGVTYELCSGDMAEVDRLVLSTGVVKPSHQNKCRKYDLAYIPLREDAVERLRDVLGPGYVVESSGYAIHVRPAGVDKGTAVKWLCQRLGVPCFQVASVGDSDVDVGMLSVSWGFAVGNATPAAKKAAKVVVDGPSGIGFKEAVEIILSGGACAP, encoded by the coding sequence GTGGCGTGTAAAGTGCTTGTAGTAGATTTAGACGGGACGCTGACTCTTGGCAGAAACACATACGAGCTATCTGCCGAGGCTCTCCTAGCTCTGAGAAGGGCGCGCGACGCGGGGATTAGAGTAGTCTTGGCCACCGCCAACGGCCTAGATTTCGCGTTAACTGTGGCCAGGTACCTGGGGATTAGAGATGTCATAGCTGAAAACGGATGTCTCGTCCACCTAGACGGCGTTACGTACGAGCTATGCTCTGGGGATATGGCAGAGGTAGATCGCCTTGTATTATCAACGGGCGTCGTCAAGCCCAGCCATCAGAATAAGTGTAGGAAATACGACTTGGCGTATATACCGCTTAGAGAGGACGCGGTAGAGCGCTTAAGAGACGTATTGGGGCCGGGCTATGTCGTGGAGTCTAGCGGATATGCCATACACGTAAGGCCTGCAGGCGTCGACAAGGGCACTGCGGTAAAGTGGCTGTGTCAGAGGCTGGGAGTGCCGTGTTTTCAAGTGGCCTCAGTGGGAGACAGCGATGTAGACGTGGGCATGTTAAGCGTCTCCTGGGGGTTTGCCGTGGGCAACGCGACGCCAGCGGCGAAAAAAGCGGCAAAAGTAGTGGTAGACGGGCCAAGCGGCATAGGGTTTAAGGAGGCCGTGGAGATTATTTTGTCAGGCGGTGCCTGCGCTCCTTAA
- a CDS encoding MBL fold metallo-hydrolase, with product MFSKAGVGWVYEGFFGVDVPEDVDVQIVLVTHYHERHIAGTRWAKKVIINPIEYSMATDLQRALRYSEVVLRRAGAPKDVKPAVVAAPFRGSVYKFTAGWVDLGDLSVRVLPCGSHTWGHTCYGVENAIFVGDLDSWIVSVGVFINVLSSLRGLKGYVVYTGHGGREPVEEFVERISASFKKLTEKYVECLGEKVPYRIALCARGGGDVLRLSEEGIAFVKYLAENGYAKIVNTFPYTVKPTY from the coding sequence GTGTTTTCAAAAGCGGGAGTCGGCTGGGTTTACGAGGGTTTTTTCGGCGTAGACGTCCCAGAGGACGTGGACGTGCAAATAGTCCTTGTCACGCACTACCACGAGAGACACATCGCCGGGACCAGGTGGGCGAAGAAAGTAATTATCAACCCGATAGAGTACAGCATGGCGACTGATCTGCAGAGGGCGTTGAGGTATTCAGAGGTGGTGTTAAGGCGGGCTGGGGCGCCTAAAGACGTAAAGCCAGCCGTTGTGGCGGCCCCTTTCCGCGGCTCTGTGTATAAATTCACCGCTGGGTGGGTAGATCTGGGGGACTTATCCGTCCGCGTTTTGCCCTGCGGCTCGCACACGTGGGGACACACTTGCTACGGAGTGGAGAACGCAATATTTGTAGGCGATTTAGACAGCTGGATTGTAAGCGTGGGAGTTTTCATAAACGTCTTGTCTTCCCTGAGAGGCCTCAAGGGGTATGTTGTTTATACAGGCCACGGCGGGAGAGAGCCCGTGGAGGAGTTCGTGGAGAGAATCAGCGCCAGTTTTAAAAAGCTCACTGAAAAATACGTGGAGTGTCTTGGCGAGAAAGTGCCCTACAGAATAGCTCTTTGCGCCAGGGGAGGCGGGGACGTCTTAAGGCTGTCAGAAGAGGGAATTGCTTTTGTAAAATACCTGGCAGAAAACGGCTACGCTAAGATTGTCAACACGTTTCCTTACACAGTCAAGCCCACGTATTGA
- a CDS encoding GIY-YIG nuclease family protein, with amino-acid sequence MVFFLCDPHVAAKFVIKSGVYAYVGSCGKSCLKRVTRHLNRPVKKRWHVDFLNCAALYAVVLPLCEREVAKALASRCDYIPGFGSTDDPDSPSHLFRCQLDEVLQYVGLTV; translated from the coding sequence GTGGTCTTTTTCCTCTGCGATCCTCACGTGGCGGCAAAATTTGTAATAAAAAGCGGCGTATACGCATATGTGGGCTCTTGTGGAAAGTCCTGCCTCAAGAGAGTTACTCGGCATTTAAACCGGCCTGTTAAAAAGAGGTGGCACGTCGACTTCTTAAACTGCGCGGCTCTATATGCCGTAGTGCTTCCGCTGTGTGAGAGGGAGGTGGCGAAGGCCCTGGCCAGCAGGTGCGACTACATCCCCGGCTTCGGCTCCACGGACGATCCCGACAGCCCCAGCCACCTCTTCCGTTGTCAGCTAGACGAAGTCCTTCAATACGTGGGCTTGACTGTGTAA
- the cobB gene encoding NAD-dependent protein deacetylase: MNVADLLASSRHCVVFTGAGISAESGVPTFRGPGGLWERYKPEELATPEAFARDPALVWRWYKWRQEVIYNARPSPGHYAIAELEAMGVVRGVITQNVDGLHQRAGSRLVVELHGSIWRARCVKCGSVYILDKPVEEVPPLCRKCGGLLRPDVVWFGEPLPQEAWRAAVELASVSDVLLVVGTSGVVYPAAYIPRIAKEAGARVVEINVEPSAITPIADVFIQGRAGEVLPRLVEEVKRRLRTRQALTP; the protein is encoded by the coding sequence ATGAACGTTGCAGACTTATTGGCCTCTTCTCGTCATTGTGTAGTTTTCACCGGCGCGGGTATCTCCGCCGAAAGCGGCGTTCCTACGTTCAGAGGGCCGGGGGGCTTGTGGGAGAGGTATAAGCCCGAGGAGCTGGCCACGCCGGAGGCTTTTGCGAGAGATCCGGCGCTAGTGTGGCGGTGGTATAAATGGCGCCAGGAGGTTATTTACAACGCAAGGCCTAGCCCTGGCCATTATGCCATCGCCGAGCTTGAAGCCATGGGCGTGGTGAGGGGCGTCATAACTCAGAACGTTGACGGCTTGCACCAAAGGGCTGGGAGCAGGCTGGTGGTTGAGTTACACGGCTCTATTTGGCGTGCGCGGTGTGTAAAATGCGGTTCTGTGTATATATTGGACAAGCCAGTGGAGGAGGTGCCCCCCTTGTGCAGAAAATGCGGTGGGCTGTTGAGGCCGGATGTCGTTTGGTTTGGAGAGCCGTTGCCTCAAGAGGCTTGGAGAGCCGCCGTGGAGCTGGCTTCAGTTTCAGACGTCTTGCTAGTCGTCGGCACCTCAGGCGTGGTATACCCCGCGGCGTATATCCCGCGGATAGCTAAAGAGGCCGGGGCGAGGGTTGTGGAAATAAACGTCGAGCCCTCCGCCATAACGCCAATAGCAGATGTATTCATTCAGGGGAGGGCGGGGGAGGTGCTCCCGCGCCTCGTGGAGGAGGTAAAGAGGAGGCTCAGAACCCGCCAAGCTTTAACGCCATGA